The following DNA comes from Pseudomonas sp. Tri1.
GCGGTAATCGCCGCGCCTGTGGTCAAACCCGAGACGATGGCTGCACCGCAAACATTGGAAGTATCGGCAAAATCGCAAAGTGCCAAGGTTGATCTTAACGGGGCGGATGCCGCGACTCTGCAACGCGAGTTGACTGGGATAGGCAAGGCTAAGGCCGAGGCGATTGTTGCGTACCGTGAGAGTAATGGGGCCTTCTCGTCGGTGGAGGAGTTGCTGGAGGTCAAGGGTATTGGCAAGGCGCTTCTGGAGAGGAATCGCGACAAGCTGGAAGTGAACTGAGGTGAGGTAGCGAGAAAGGCCAGTCGGGATGACTGGCCTTTTTGCGTTCTGGTGATAGACGCCTAGGAAGATGATTGTGGCTGAGATCCAGCCTCAGGACGTCGGCATGGCGATATGGCACAAATTGTGATTACCCATTGCCAATCGATTGTTGAACAATCTCGAGCCCTTGAACATGAACAGCGAACTCTCCCTCGCCGACCACATCACCCTCGAACTACGCGCCGACATCATCGGGGGGCGTTTGCTGCCCGGCATGGCCCTGGTGGAAAACGACCTGGTGGAGGCCTATAACGCTTCACGCAACACCATTCGCGAGGCGCTGCATCGCTTGGGGCAGGAGGGGCTGACGCGCTATGTGCGTAACAAGGGGGTGATGGTCCGCAGGTTGAACGCCGAGGATGTGCGGGACGTGTTCAAGGTCCGTCGCACCCTGGAGCTTCAAGCCATCATGGGCAGTCAACCACTGCGTGAGTACCAATCCGACCGAATGCTCGAAGCCCTTGAGGCCGCCGAGCTGGCCCGGGAGCGTGAAGATTGGCGTGCGGTCGGT
Coding sequences within:
- a CDS encoding helix-hairpin-helix domain-containing protein; translation: MRTGYFYSLVFALLTSASIAVIAAPVVKPETMAAPQTLEVSAKSQSAKVDLNGADAATLQRELTGIGKAKAEAIVAYRESNGAFSSVEELLEVKGIGKALLERNRDKLEVN
- a CDS encoding GntR family transcriptional regulator, producing MNSELSLADHITLELRADIIGGRLLPGMALVENDLVEAYNASRNTIREALHRLGQEGLTRYVRNKGVMVRRLNAEDVRDVFKVRRTLELQAIMGSQPLREYQSDRMLEALEAAELAREREDWRAVGTHGLAFHQHVVGLMGSPLLNEFFTNVVAQLRLVFYAAPDEPRFQAPWLLRDREIHDWLAEGDKDAAYEAMSLYLDDSEQLLLQFLAPSIPH